Within Anopheles nili chromosome 3, idAnoNiliSN_F5_01, whole genome shotgun sequence, the genomic segment CTTTTACACGGCCCGGTGGCATAATTGTGTCATTGTTGCTGGAAAGtgcaattttcttctttatcaAGCAAGCGCATCACGCATCGCccaccgtgtgtgtttgtcacTTTCCGGCCCTTCGGTACGTTGTTGTGCATCAAGGGTGCGTGTTTTCACTGAGCTGTGCACCGGGTCGATCATGCTGGGCACATTGATTAAGGGCGTGAATGCCCTTATTGGGGTAGGTACGATATACTTCGTGAGCTCTTTCGTACATTTGCACGTTTTTCTATGGTAAAATTTTGGCTGAAATTTAAGAGAGAATGAAAGGGCCATTCGAATATCGCCAGCTCTAATAATTAACACAAAACACCTGTCCCGTATGCAAACGTTTCACCTCAACGGGAAGAGGGAAGTGTAGCGATTGACATGACAATGCTCGGTTACACCGGTGCTTATGGAACTGTGCGATGGTTTATCTGCCGCTGCACACGAATCGGAACGGGCCGCAGCGAAGCGTCATAAAACAGTGCGCTGAAATTATAAATACCGCCCGCGATGCTACCAACGTACAATTCAGTCGCAGTTCGTTCGTCGACACATCATCGCAAAGATGATGGTTTGAGGTTGTGAAAACGTCACACCAACCGCGTCATTCTTAGTGCCAGGTGCCAAACCGAGCCTCAATTGCGCGAGCTATAAGCTTTTCGACCACTTCGTTGGACGTTATCGAAGAACAGCACATCATCAAGTAGGCCGTGATTTCGGTGACGTACAGTGTGGGCTAAAACGATGCCACCGACAGTGCTGCACCTCAGTTTGTTGGATGATTTTCATAAGAAAATTGTGCTAATCACTCTGGTGCAGCTCGTGCTGAATCTCGTGTTGAAAAGTGCAACAACCGACGCTCTGGATGGCGAATTTCGAGTGGAACGATCGTTGTCCGGCAGGCAGATCGCAAGTCGACGGGATACGCGCTGTAAGGAAGAGTTACATACATACATAGTGATTGTGTGCGACAAAGAGCTGATTATAACCGTTGCTATAACCGTGACTTTTCAGCCATGTGCTCGCATCCTTTAGCCTTCGCCAGTTCAGATCAAAATGCTATTCTCATTAAATTATGCGAATGCGTGAGTACGTGCCGGGATATTGGTGTTCTATAGAACAtgttgttgaagaaaaacTATCGAGATAATGCTTCCGCACGCGTTTCCACGAGTTAAGCAGCTTTCACACGCTGCACTCTAGCTCAGCCAAAAGCAGCGTAGAGTGATGGGCAAACAAAGCCGGCGATGATTAATGCGGACATTATCCTTCGCTGGAATGTGCCGGAAAACCGGTCCTCTGCAGAGGGGCTATCTGGCTTCCACCACTTGACACATAAGCCCGGCGACCAGGCTCCGAACACGAGTGTGATGTCGTTCCCGGAATACTCGATGAATGACTTTATCTACTCTCATATCCGGTCAATGTAATCAAGACTAAAACAGTCCCAGGACCGATCCTTAAATGGTTCGTCCGTATTGCAAACACGTCCATCGGCTCTAGACTGCCTCGTCGACCAGAGCCAGAGATTGAGacagagggagagagagagagagagagaaagaaaaatgacaaaaaaaattgcagGAAACAGCCCTAGAGTGCGGACAGTCGTTGCCGAGCGACACGAACAAGACGAAGCTGTTTGTTGAATCTATTTTTGTACGAACTTTCACTCAATCGCACGTACAACGGATTTTCGTCCGTATGCAAGGAATCGCCCCAACACGCAGGCATCACGAAGCCATCGTGAGGGTACTTCTCCTTCAATATTCATAACTCGCCATGTCCTGTCGGCAGGATACGGTGGCTGCTTACGCCTCGGTTTCATCATTAAACACAAGGCAAACGCCATGTTCAGTCCGGGCCCCAGCAAACATGTAGCAACACATTTTCGACTCCCGGCACATGCTACCGGTTGGTTCGGTTTGGCGTCCGTTCCTGAATGTTCCTGGTGCGGGCCGAAAGGCAGgcggaaaaccgaaacaagtAGCTGGCCGGTTGCTGACGGCGAACGGCACCATGATCCTGATCCTGCCACTGAACGGGCCGCGTCTGGGATATTgcttcaaatttaattaactaaACAACGCTGGCCTCCTTAGAGGACGGTTTCTCTCAACGCAGGCTTTAAAGCCGGTGAAAATCCTTCGCCGAACCGtgagcgagggaaaaaccccgaaagCGAACCCCTAACAAAGCCACACGAAATCCCCGCTCAAGCTCGAGGCGTGGCTGGATTTCGTTTTGAATATTAAAAAGTTCATTTGATGCTTCCAACTCCCCCAGGGGCGGGCTCGTCTGAACTGGGAAACGTCTCAGAAAGCCGGTGGAGAGTCATTGATAAACGGGCCAAATGAACgtgtgctcgttttttttcgttcatcttCTTCTACTGTTTGCCATTCTTATGCTCCACTTGCCTTCCATCATCCCACAAAGCGGTGGTCCGTTTACCACCGGCGAGGACATACGAGGGACGTTTTTCTGCGTAATTGAATATTTCCATTTCGAATGCTAGTCGCACGGCTGCCGCGGCACAAAATAGAAGAAAGGAATAAGgaaggcgcacacacacattgcgATCCAATTTCTTACGCtgtatttattatatttctaTCGCATTTAACACACGAAGCCAGTGCGGATCACGAACGTGCCTGGTGCACGGCTTTTTGGGACCATTGtgaagtgtgcttttttttggctgacGCATTCGAGCTTTCACAACGGATTGGTGCAGTTGGTGGCATCTGGAGTTTGAGCGGAGATTAACGTTTGCCGGGCTGTTGGCTGGATTTGCGGCGTGCTGGGAAGGACACGAATGTTCGCCTTTCTGTGTCAATGCACACTTTTGGTTGATTATTCCATTTCGTTTGGTAACGATGACATTAAAATCCTCTTTTTTTCGATAAGCCCGAAAGGGTTCATACCCTCGTATCAACCACGATAGCAACAGAATATTatgaacataaaaaagccatttaattattttacgaCAAGTAAAAGAGTCAATTTGAGCCTCTCTTTTATATTTGCATTTATCTGCCAGCTGTTCACAacaaaatgagcttttttatgATATTGTTTTCGACTTGATGCAACTTTCATTGGTAATGGTAGCGAAATACAGTAACAAATATACATGATATAATATCCCTCTGTTTTATTTCGATCATCAATGTACTAGACAAAATGGCATGAATCCAATGTACATAATAATGGCAAATTTCATAGTCACACGTTCATTAATCCAAATTCTGTAAACAAACTAACGATAATTGGCTTTGCTGCTGTTTTGGTCTTTTGTGCAAAACTAGCAATAGCAAAAAAGCTGGCAATACATCATGTTGAAATTTGCGATGTAGTAACAAAGTTTAATGAACTTCACGGAGATTAAAATCATTTACaatgctgcaaaaaaatacaaaaatgctGCCAGATAATCGCATTGTTATCACACTTTGCTCACCAGCTTAAATTCCAATCAGTTCTCCAGTACTCACCGTTCCAGCAATAATGCCTCGGAAACCACGCGTTTTAACTTTCCTGCATGCGGAACAAAACAGCGCACACAAACGTGCAATTAAAACGCCGAATTCAGGTCAATGCCTTCTCGATTTCGAGCGTTTCCGCAACCCGTGCGTCATTTAGCCGTCATTAGCGTCCAAACATTGCGCTCCTAAACAGGCGCCGTATCAAACTGCGTCGATCGGTCTCCTAATGAAGACTGCATTGAacacttcttttttgttttgacgtCTCTCGCATCTCTACAGTTTTGCCGATTTTCACCGTGTACCAGTGGGGCCAGGGACTGTGTTCGGCCGCCTCCGGTGAGTACGGATCCTGTCAACCGAACAACGAGTGCGTGCTGCGAGGCGGACTTCCGGCAGGACCATGTGCCGGCGGATACGGAACGTGCTGCATCTGTGAGTAGTTCTCTCCTTCGTGAAGTGGAGAGGCTGTCTCATTTGCCAACCTCATGCTGTCCTTCTTATCGTTCTTTCAGTCATGGCATCCTGCGGTGGAGTAGTGCGTGAGAATGGCACCTACTTTGTCAATCCAAACCACCCGGATAGTACCGATGGCACGGGCAGCTGTCAACTGACGATCCTGAAAATGCACCCGGACATCTGTCAGGTGCGGCTCGATTTCGATCACTTCGTGCTGAATGGGCCGGAGATCGTGAATCACATCTGCAACACGGACCAGTTCTTGGTGTCGGGTGGTAGTCCAGCTCCGACTATCTGCGGCAGTGCAACGGGAGAACACAGTAAGCAGTAATCTCCAGAGTCCCGGCCTGTGGAGGTCGTCTAACCGAGTTCACTTGCTTCCAGTGTATATCGACGCCGGTATGGGCCAGAGCAACCCGATTATCCTGACTGTCATCACTAGTGGTCCGAGCTTTCCGCGAGCCTGGCGCGTCAGGATCTCGCAGATACCGTGCGGAGCCATCGCCAAAGCGGACCAGGGATGCCTTCAACAACACACGGGTGTGAGTGGCCGCGTGAGGAGCTTTAACTTTGACCCGGTCAGTGGACGTCAGCTCTCGAACCAAGACTACAGCATCTGCATCCGGACGGAACGTAACTTCTGCAGCATCCAGTACACGGCTTGTCCGGGCGTGTTGCCTGGCAACCGTTCGCGTACCTTCACGCTCTcaggcaacagcaacagcgtgGTGCAAGCGATGGTAGGTGGCGGCACACAGGGCACGCCGAACTCCTGTACAAATGACTGGCTGATGGTACCGTGCGCTAAGATCGCCGACCGGTTGCCGATGGC encodes:
- the LOC128724194 gene encoding uncharacterized protein LOC128724194; amino-acid sequence: MPPTVLHLSLLDDFHKKIVLITLVQLVLNLVLKSATTDALDGEFRVERSLSGRQIASRRDTRFLPIFTVYQWGQGLCSAASGEYGSCQPNNECVLRGGLPAGPCAGGYGTCCIFMASCGGVVRENGTYFVNPNHPDSTDGTGSCQLTILKMHPDICQVRLDFDHFVLNGPEIVNHICNTDQFLVSGGSPAPTICGSATGEHMYIDAGMGQSNPIILTVITSGPSFPRAWRVRISQIPCGAIAKADQGCLQQHTGVSGRVRSFNFDPVSGRQLSNQDYSICIRTERNFCSIQYTACPGVLPGNRSRTFTLSGNSNSVVQAMVGGGTQGTPNSCTNDWLMVPCAKIADRLPMASTCEDKICGGTFNAEVSSVERTVVSTIRPFRLAFHTDSVEAPTDVDNRGFCLDYVQQPCTSNK